The Lytechinus pictus isolate F3 Inbred chromosome 5, Lp3.0, whole genome shotgun sequence DNA segment TTCTGATGTTATATTGCTTTTGAATTATGttgtaaaataaagtcaaatatcAAATTTCCTTTTATAAAAAACAGGGTCCGCGGAGCCCGGCTGGTTGaaggtagtctgcaggcacagactctgattgaaactttgatcaacaaatgGGTCTTCACATAAGACTAGCACATGAGAGGGCATTCAGTACATAATTGTAGGCTGCGTATTCAGACCACTTTAGTCTCGTAAAGAGTTGGCACAGCTAGACTTTTGTCAATAATCGTGATTTTTGCGTTCCACTCCCCCTTTTAAAAATGTGTtaaatcatcaatcatcatcatcatcttcatcatcatcatcattatcatcatcatcaccaccaccatcatcatcattattcagtTTGCTTAATATCTAATCTATTTCGATTACATAGATAGCCTACTACCACCATGACCACCAATGGAGCACTCGGGACGAACGGGGACACCAACCACAAAAAACCCCGTGTCCTCATGTGGTGCGTGCCTCGGTCTGTGTCGACGGCGATGACGAAATGCATGAGCTTCGTCGAGGGCGCCGAGATCTGGTTGGAACCGTACGTCATCAGCAAGGCAGCCGAAGACACCCACAACATATACCATCCCGAGAGCGACTTCCCCTTGGAGCTGGACGGAAATGTCGATGTGTTCAGAGAGGCTGCGATAAAGCTGACGATCGGAGGGGACGATTTCGACGAAGAGCACCTCGAATTGTTATCGTAAGAAACATGAAAACAAagtgtatgatggggtgtccaaacttcgcgcacttttcaaaaatattcatcaggcttaaattttttcacaaaatattcataatttatacaaaaccaattcaagaaatagttaccacattgacggcaagatcgtaaactataaaatcatgaacgaaaatgtaaagtaggtcaaggggatttgccggtatcgcgatctcaaaattctattccgatcggcgaatgcgcgctgtgctggaaaaccgttcaaaaaaagtgtgacctaacttcgcggaccaaagtttttgtggacatttaaacaaaactcaagctcaaaaagtgaaatatttatatcagattgatggcaaaatgctatagaatcggttcgtaccacatttaactcacatttttgatgatttctgcttgcaaaatggtgatatcgtgatgcttgttgagaatatcagatttcttaaaaaacgggcgctaacggtgacaaatttgccgatcttttgccaatattttcatgaatactgaactcatcctaaagaaacttacaccaaagggtaattttaggtcgcttttcacgttgatgatgtcagattttaaggatattggctagttttttagataatgaccgtccgcgaagtatggacacgcgcgaagtttggactcatgTTACTGAGTGAAGTTCAGGCCATCCGGCCTATAAAGTTGATTTCAAACTactaagaaatatgaaattttccaTCAAACTCGGAAGTCGACATTTCAAAATATACCTTGTTTTAAAAGTCTATAACGTGCATAAAATGGTATGTAAAAGTAAGCGATGGGGGGGGGCGGCCTTTGGGACCATGGACCCGTAAATATTCATGACCaggaaaaggggagaaaaaaatcaaggaagaaaaaatattgaaatatatcattttctaaaGTGTGTTAAAATCAATCTTAGAATAAGACTTGTTGtattaaataaacaaagaaaatttgttcGCTCGCAGCTTTTTAGAAAAAAGTTGCCCATGCGCCATGTTTGGATTACTTccttaataattatgtttggttcattacgccacATTGTCTTTATTGCATTTtaagttaccatggttacagcaATTAAATTGTATGTGTTTTATGTGGAGTCAACCGCGTGTGCTTCGAATCACCGTAATCATAAATCGTTTTTCCCAAGGGGAGGAGTAGGCaataataatttccatagaCGTTTCGATATCCTGAGCATAATATAGTCACAATCATAATTCTTACCCTTTCTTTACGCTTTTCCTCTCACAGACCGGTGACGCTCAAACAAAAGTTCGACAATGTGGATCCTTCTAACGAATTTGTCTTCATCAAAGACATGGCAGTCGGGATGCCACCGAGTCGCTATCCGTATCTACCCGATCGATCCAGTGGATTCAAGCACTTCTTTCTCATCCGGCATCCCGTAAAAGCTTACAAGTCGTTGCGCGCGAAACTTCTGAACTTTCTTCTCACAGCTGATCCTGAGTTATTGGAGAGCGCCGGTATGAAGAAACCCAATGAGAAGACGTTCCATGTCATCAACGACGTGCCTCCGCCTCGAGAAGGAACGCAGTACATGTACGAAGCCGTTCACCAACTCTGGACCCACATCAAGAGGACGGCCGACGACGACCCGGTGATCGTGGACATCGATGAGGTCCTGGAGGATCCCTCGGCGATGTTGCCGCGGATGTGCGCTGTGTTGGGGATCCCTTACTCCGATAGCTTGCTGTCGTGGGACGCGTCGTCCGACGTCGTCCTGAAATGGAAGAGCTCGTGTTCGAACGTCCGTGATTCTCCAAGGTATGCCATGTGGTTCGACAATGCCTTCAAAAGCTCGTGCTTCAAGGCGTCATCCACCACGGCATCACTGGATGACGCTAGTGACGACATCAAAGAAATTGTCGAAAAGGAAATTCCTTTCTATGAAGAAATGTATAATCTACGAATAACAGTCTAAAACAATTTTCTTATCCTTACcatggggagcgtttcatgaaagagcttgatccgacaagtcctgttttatccgacagttaccatagtaacagtgcctctcagccaatcagaatcagggAAAGTTGTCTGATGAAACGCTCCTCAGATAGCAAAAAGGGGGCAGGCATCTGCGTCAGCGCAGAGgattatctgttttttttttttgggggggggggcgcaacaatagacaaagaaataaaattactgctacttatttttcatatatacgttttttttatatatcatacacacatgaaaataataaataatcatgatttcacTTAATAACATAAGTAAACTGGGGATATACATTTGCGCCGGAAGGAGGAGGCAGTGGGGGCTATTCCCCCTCCCAAAATACTTTTGCCCCCGCGGCCCCctgaaattaagaaaatgatcaatattattcaaagaaaaaaataaaaaatgaaaccaaTTTTCTTGtctaaattgtatttttttaaactaaataaatgaaacgTTTTCGCCCCTGACGGGGCaagttaatttaaaaaaaatatatatatatactacaaGTAAATTTAGTGTATAGACAAGTGTGTCCCATTAATAACACGAgaaacataactttttttaatcctttcattttcctcttaTTCAATAAGTTTCTTTGCaataaaagaatattttcaaTGCTCGAGTACTTAATaatttaattaatgaattacGATTAATGATCAATTAATTTgcttatttatctatttatacaTATCTAATCAGGATTAGTAATAATGATTAACCCGGAGTATCCCATTTAACATATATTCGTTCCCGTTTAAATAGTGTTTTAATTTTTTGGTACTGTGgcaatatttgacaataaggacaatcTGAATGCAAGCGAATTCTTAATACATTGACAAAAGGAATTAAATCGTATTTTGAAGTGTACCTGTCGGAAATAACTCCTTGTTAATGCTAGAGCACCTGAATTAGGGTATAAGCTATGGTAATCATATGGTATTTAGgcatatatatagataaatgCTGCATATTATTATAAGACGgaacatttaattttcatttgataatttTGTTATGTGAGTAGGTGACGTCACCAGTTACCT contains these protein-coding regions:
- the LOC129260534 gene encoding uncharacterized protein LOC129260534, whose amino-acid sequence is MTTNGALGTNGDTNHKKPRVLMWCVPRSVSTAMTKCMSFVEGAEIWLEPYVISKAAEDTHNIYHPESDFPLELDGNVDVFREAAIKLTIGGDDFDEEHLELLSPVTLKQKFDNVDPSNEFVFIKDMAVGMPPSRYPYLPDRSSGFKHFFLIRHPVKAYKSLRAKLLNFLLTADPELLESAGMKKPNEKTFHVINDVPPPREGTQYMYEAVHQLWTHIKRTADDDPVIVDIDEVLEDPSAMLPRMCAVLGIPYSDSLLSWDASSDVVLKWKSSCSNVRDSPRYAMWFDNAFKSSCFKASSTTASLDDASDDIKEIVEKEIPFYEEMYNLRITV